The Funiculus sociatus GB2-C1 DNA window TGCAATTTCACCAATCCTTTGGTCTGGTCAAAGCTCAGCGCCAGCGACATCGCCGAATTCAGGCTCAATCGCTTGACATCTGGGCTGAGACGTTAAGTTGACACCAATGGGCACTGCCGTGTCCCTACAGAAGTTCGCGAATCATTTAGGATTGCTATAGTACCTAGTCCCTAGTCCCTAGTCCCTAGTACCTACTCCTTCAGGCAAAATTAGCATTGCATCACCAAAAGAATAGAAGCGATATTGATGCTTTGTTGCGACTTGGTACAAATCCAGCAACCGCCCACGCCCAATTAAAGCGCCAACTAACATCAGCAAACTCGAACAAGGTAAATGGAAATTGGTAATCAGCCCGTCCACTACCCGCCACTGATAGCCGGGGTAAATGAACAATTCTGTTTTACCGGAATATGGCTGCAATTCCCCATTGGCGGCGGCTGACTCTAAACTTCGCACCACCGTTGTCCCCACGGCAATAATCCTACCGCCTTGCGCCTGAGTTTCCCGAATTTGTTCTACAGTTGACGCGGGTACTTCCACCCATTCCCCGTGCATTTTGTGGGTAGTAATATCCTCTACTTCCACGGGGCGAAACGTACCAACTCCGACGTGCAGCGTCACCGAAGCTTGCTTAATCCCTCGTTCGTGCAAGCGATTGAGTAACTCTGGGGTAAAGTGTAGTCCAGCTGTCGGGGCTGCGATCGCGCCTTGGCGTTGAGCGTAAACAGTTTGATACTCCTCCGGCTGAGATTGGGAAGCTGTAATGTAAGGTGGTAGGGGCATTTCACCGTATTCTTCCAACATCTCCCAAAAAGACACCCCCAAAGGAACATCAAACTGCAACAAACGCCCACCCGTCGCCTCATCCCTTTCCAGCACAGTTGCACTCAACGGATTAGGGATTGGGGATTGGGAATTGGGGATTGGGGATTGGGGATTGGGGATTGGGAATTGGGGATTGGGAATTAGGGATTGGGTAGACTTCGGGGAAGCTTCCTTGTCCTCATTGTCCTCCTTGTCCTCCTTGTCCCCAGTCCCCAGTCCCCCTTGTTCCCCTTCTTCCACAGCCCCCAATCCCTGAGGTTCAAAAAAAATCTTTGCCCCCGGTTGCAACCGCCGCCCTGGTTTCACCAAAGCCAACCAGCAGTTATTTTGCCGTTCCTCCAGCAGCAACACCTCAACTGGTGCGCCCGTAGATTTACGACCACGGAGGCGAGCGGGAATAACACGAGTATTATTTAATACAAGTAAATCTCCTGGCTTGAGTAAATCCGGTAAATCACGAAAAATGGCGTGAAAATGGCGATTTTGGGAATCTACTACCAACAAACGCGCACTGTCCCTCGGCACCGCCGGGTTTTGTGCAATCATCTCTGCTGGGAGTTCATAGTCATAACTGGATAACAACCGATCTATATTATTCTCGCTGGGTGACTCAACTTCATTGTTCAGCTTGAGTTCCCCTAGTCCAGCAACAGCTTCAGAGTTTCCCGACTGGGTATCTGTAATTTCAGTGTCTCCATCAAGTTTGGTCATCCGGTTTATCCCCGTTAGTCTACGGATAATTTATTGGTTTATGTAACTAAACTAATTGGGTAATATCCCCCAGATAAGATCGGGGGCTTTTCCCCTGTTGCAAAAAGCTTTATAAGGTGAGAATTAGAGGTATAGCAACAGCTTGGCACTCCTCACCAAGAAACCTCATGGAATACGTTTACTTTCTGGCGAATGCCAGCCTTACCCTACGGGTGGTTGAATATCTACACGGAATGCCCCAACTGCCCGTGCGTTTAATGACTGTAATTCATCAGATTGATGGCTGGGTAATCAAGATCAAAACCTATAGCCCGCTAACCCCTCAGCAAGATGGCGACTTTAGGGCATTTATGAACGAGCTGGGAATTCCCTACGAGCCTGCAATCCGCCTCCAAATGGCCCTTTGGAGCCTGGAAACGGGACAGTCCCCAATAGAAGTTATGCGACGCTATCAAGTAGCTGTAGTTTCTCATGGTACCCCGGATCGCAGCGATATTGAAGCATTCCGGCAACAGTTCACTAGAGGGCTGGGATATTGCCCCGAAACTTTGGCTTAATTATTCTTTGGCTAATGGCTAATTATTGAAAAGTAATTAGCCATTAAATGTAGGATGAATGCCCACCAAAGCGAGCGACTGGTGGGTATTGCTAATATTTAATCAAAAGCAGACTGGATGTAGTTTTGTACACTCAGATGGTATCCTGAGAGCGTGATATCCCCAGGTTTTGGTGAAGCAACCGAGGGAGTTTGAGAAAGAAGCGATCGCACACATCTGACAAGAGCGACATCAAAACGGCAAGAAAGATTTGCTAAATCTGGGTTATCCGCTAGAAAAAGCTCCGCTGTTCGCCAGAGTTTTGCTTGTTTTTTCGCTGTAATTGCCAGCATTCCATCCGCATCCCAATTTCCCCGACTGCGAGTTTTAACCTCGACAAATGCTAAGACTGGATCAAGGGAATTGGGGATTGGGGATTGGGAATTGGGAATTGGGGATTGGGTAGACTTCGGGAAAGCTTCCTTGTCCTCTTTATCCCTTGTACCCAGTCCCCAGTCCCCAGTCCCTTGTCCCTTGTACCCAGTCCCTTGTCCCCAGTCCCCAGTCGAGCATTGTCGCGCAATTATGTCTATCTCTCCCCAGCGACAACGCCAGCGACGATGCAAAATTAAGAAACCTTGTGAATGTAACCATTGAGCAACCAGGTCTTCTCCTAAAACACCGATATTGGGATAATGAGATAGACGACGGTTTTCCATCTTCCTCTGGAAGCAGCATGAATTTTAGGCTAAACAATCGGATTTCGACAATTTTACTGGGTTTGTTGCTGGTAGCGATCGCATCTTTAACAGCTTTCGGCGCGATCGCCACTCCTGCCCTAGCTGAAGACTACAACAAGGAATTCTTGATCGGTGCAGATTTCTCAGGTAAAGTGCTTACGGACTCCAGCTTTACTAAAGCCAATCTTCGCAGCAGTAACCTGAGTCATACAGATTTGCGGGGTGTCAGCTTCTTTGGCGCTAATCTTGAAAGTGCCAATTTAGAGGGAGCCGATCTTAGAAACGCTACCCTAGACACTGCTCGTTTCACCAACGCTAACTTAACTAACGCTATTTTGGAGGGAGCGTTTGCCTTTAACTCCAAGTTTGAAGGTGCCATCATTGATGGAGCAGATTTTACAGATGTCTTGTTTCGTCAGGATGTGCAAAAACAGTTGTGTAAAACAGCTAAAGGCACCAACCCGACGACAGGACGCGAAACTCGTGCTACTCTATTTTGCCCTTAATCATTAGCCAGTATTTTACTCGTTCCCAGGCGGTCGTCTGGGAACGAAAATGTAACGACTAAGGAATCCTCAGCGATAAAAATACAAAAATTGCAGATGTCGATCTAACTCTGTAATTCGCTGTTTTGCTCGATAAAATTCCTGTATTGATCTAACTCTGTAACTCGCTGTTTTGCTCGGTAAAATTCCTGACAGTAGTATTGCCGTTTATTCAAATCCAGAAAACTATCGGGATTTTTCCATAGATCTAAAAAGTGGCGATAAATGTTTTCACACATTACCCGTTCCATACAAGCAGCGCCTGCTTTGATCAATTCCGGAGCGCGGAGAATATCGAGTTCGGCATTTTCGTCAAGATAAAATAGTCCAGACACTTGAGCCATTTCTTCAGGAAAATCAACATACAGGTTTTGTAGCGCCGATAGTAAATCTGGTGATGTTTCCTGTAAAGATGAAATTCTTAGCCACAAAAGTCGGTGGTGAGGAAGGCTAAATAATAAATCTTGTTCTTCTAAAGTATCGCTAATCAACTGTCGATATTCTGGGCAATGCAGATAAAGGCGCAACAGTAGAGCCTCGGATCTTTCTAAAAGAGTGCTTTCAGAAGTAACAAGTAATTCTTTTTGACCTTTATTTCTATTAACAGAAGGACGAGTCTTAAACCGCTTATTTTGCTTGAGAAGATTGTTTACTAACAACGGCACTTTTAGAGAACTGTCCTGGTTTAGAAGTTCTTCCCAGTGACGAACAATTTTGTTTAGGAGATTGTCTGTTAATAGTCCAACCCGCCGAGAATCTCCTTGGCTGAGAATTTCTCCACAGTGATTAATATAATAGGTAATCTGATCGTCATTGGTGATGTTATTTAGTAATTTCACCATTTCTGCGGTAACTTGCTGAAATTGATCCGCCTGTTTAAGATTTTTTCCTACTAAGATTTGCTGGATTTGCCAATCAAGCCAGAGAGGAGCATCAAGCAGCAATTCCCGATATTTTTCAGCGCCACCTTTGAGGAGAAATTCGTCAGCATCTTTTCCATCAGGCAAGTTGAGAACTCGCAGATTGACTTGTCCTTGATAGGCGAGATTGGCAATTTCTCCAATTGCTCTTTGAGCTGCTTTGGTTCCGGCGGCATCGGCATCAAAGTTGAGTACAATTTGCTTAGATTCGGTGTAACGTAATAGCTGTTTGACTTGATCTAAGCCCAGCGCTGTACCTAGAGAGGCGACAACGTTTTCGATTCCGTGGGAGTGGAGAGCGATCGCATCAAAATATCCTTCCACTACCACAGCCCGATCCTGCTTGCCAATAGCTTCACGGGCTTTATCCAAAGCAAACAGAATTTTGCCTTTATTAAATAATTCGGTTTCCGGAGAATTGAGATATTTCGGCTGATCGTCCCCCAGAGTTCTGCCACCAAAGGCAATTACTCGTCCTTGAGAGTCGTGGATGGGAATCATCAAGCGATCGCGAAACCTGTCATAATAACCGCCACCCCCATCCCGCAGCTTAATCAAACCCGCTTGTTCTACCAGCTGCACCGGGTAGCTTTTCTGTTCCACCAAGTAGCCATAGAGAGTTTCCCAACCCGCCGGAGCATACCCAAGCTGGAATTTTTGAATAGTTTCCTCCGAGAGTTGCCGCTTGGAGTACAAATATTCCAAAGCCGCCTCCCCTTGGGGTTGTCGCAGCGCGTGTTGAAAAAAGCTTGCCCCCACTGCCAAAATCTCATACAGCTGCTCTCGCAGCGTAATTTGCCTCTGTAATTCCTCGCGCTGTTCCGCCTCCAGCATTTGCACCGGAACTTGGTAGCGCCGCGCCAAATCCAGCACCACTTCACCAAAGGAACGTTTAGAGTGTTCCTTCAAAAAAGTAATCGCATTTCCCCCGGCTTGACAGCCAAAGCAGTAGTACATCTGCTTAATGGGGCTGACGGTAAAACTGGGAGATTTTTCCTCATGGAAAGGACATAAACCTACATACTCTTTGCCCCGCTTGCGTAATACAACGTGTTCCGAGATGACTTCAACAATGTCAACCCGTTGTTTTACTTCCTCAATTGTGTCTGGATGCAGGCGGGGAATTTGCACGATTACCTCTTTATACTGATAAAATACATCATAATAATTGTTGATTTTTTGTTAACAAAAACCAGGGGCATACTTACCTATATTTTAATCTGACACCTAGTTAACTCTCAGCAGAAATTCAGGACGATAAAACCAAATAGTCAGTAACGGTTATATATAAAATACACTCAAGGGTCGCACACTACTAAAATCCTTAATATATCTAGCGACACCAAATGTTTAACTTTTTTCATAGACACCAGAATAATATTGCTCTAGCTGTAGCCGCCTTGGAAAGGTATAGCATTAAACCAGAGGTACAGCAGCGGCTAAGGGCATTTTTACAACAAAGCGATCGCCGCGAATTATATCATGCCAACCCCAAACGGATTGCTGAAAAATTGCAGTTGAGCGAGCGGGAGACTTTGCGGGTTTTAGTCATTGCTCTCAAGGAGGGTATTTTAACTCTCAACTGGGACATTCAATGTCCGGC harbors:
- the queA gene encoding tRNA preQ1(34) S-adenosylmethionine ribosyltransferase-isomerase QueA, producing the protein MTKLDGDTEITDTQSGNSEAVAGLGELKLNNEVESPSENNIDRLLSSYDYELPAEMIAQNPAVPRDSARLLVVDSQNRHFHAIFRDLPDLLKPGDLLVLNNTRVIPARLRGRKSTGAPVEVLLLEERQNNCWLALVKPGRRLQPGAKIFFEPQGLGAVEEGEQGGLGTGDKEDKEDNEDKEASPKSTQSLIPNPQFPIPNPQSPIPNSQSPIPNPLSATVLERDEATGGRLLQFDVPLGVSFWEMLEEYGEMPLPPYITASQSQPEEYQTVYAQRQGAIAAPTAGLHFTPELLNRLHERGIKQASVTLHVGVGTFRPVEVEDITTHKMHGEWVEVPASTVEQIRETQAQGGRIIAVGTTVVRSLESAAANGELQPYSGKTELFIYPGYQWRVVDGLITNFHLPCSSLLMLVGALIGRGRLLDLYQVATKHQYRFYSFGDAMLILPEGVGTRD
- a CDS encoding pentapeptide repeat-containing protein; amino-acid sequence: MNFRLNNRISTILLGLLLVAIASLTAFGAIATPALAEDYNKEFLIGADFSGKVLTDSSFTKANLRSSNLSHTDLRGVSFFGANLESANLEGADLRNATLDTARFTNANLTNAILEGAFAFNSKFEGAIIDGADFTDVLFRQDVQKQLCKTAKGTNPTTGRETRATLFCP
- the dnaG gene encoding DNA primase; translated protein: MQIPRLHPDTIEEVKQRVDIVEVISEHVVLRKRGKEYVGLCPFHEEKSPSFTVSPIKQMYYCFGCQAGGNAITFLKEHSKRSFGEVVLDLARRYQVPVQMLEAEQREELQRQITLREQLYEILAVGASFFQHALRQPQGEAALEYLYSKRQLSEETIQKFQLGYAPAGWETLYGYLVEQKSYPVQLVEQAGLIKLRDGGGGYYDRFRDRLMIPIHDSQGRVIAFGGRTLGDDQPKYLNSPETELFNKGKILFALDKAREAIGKQDRAVVVEGYFDAIALHSHGIENVVASLGTALGLDQVKQLLRYTESKQIVLNFDADAAGTKAAQRAIGEIANLAYQGQVNLRVLNLPDGKDADEFLLKGGAEKYRELLLDAPLWLDWQIQQILVGKNLKQADQFQQVTAEMVKLLNNITNDDQITYYINHCGEILSQGDSRRVGLLTDNLLNKIVRHWEELLNQDSSLKVPLLVNNLLKQNKRFKTRPSVNRNKGQKELLVTSESTLLERSEALLLRLYLHCPEYRQLISDTLEEQDLLFSLPHHRLLWLRISSLQETSPDLLSALQNLYVDFPEEMAQVSGLFYLDENAELDILRAPELIKAGAACMERVMCENIYRHFLDLWKNPDSFLDLNKRQYYCQEFYRAKQRVTELDQYRNFIEQNSELQS
- a CDS encoding YraN family protein, which encodes MENRRLSHYPNIGVLGEDLVAQWLHSQGFLILHRRWRCRWGEIDIIARQCSTGDWGQGTGYKGQGTGDWGLGTRDKEDKEAFPKSTQSPIPNSQSPIPNSLDPVLAFVEVKTRSRGNWDADGMLAITAKKQAKLWRTAELFLADNPDLANLSCRFDVALVRCVRSLLSQTPSVASPKPGDITLSGYHLSVQNYIQSAFD